In Helicobacter mastomyrinus, the sequence GGCGAGGATAAGATAGAGGCAGAGATTCTCTCTTGGCTTAGCTTTGCGTGTGAGAAAATACAAGAAATCTGCGTTTTAGAGAATGCCTTTAAGGGCGGGAATGAGGAGGCATTTTTGCAAGAAAATAAGCGCATTAACCTCTTGCGTAAAAATTCTACTAAAACCAATAACGCGGCTATCCGTCAACGTGTAAAAAACTACACACAAAAGCAACGCAAAGAATCTTTTGCAGAGCGCATTAAGATTCAAAAAGCGCATTTTAACTTCCCTATTTTGCCTACTACGACTATTGGCTCATTCCCTCAAACAAGTGAGATTCGCACATTGCGTCAAGGATATAAAAAAGGTGAAATCACTAAGGCACAATATGAGGAGGGCATAAAAACTTATATCAAGGATTGTGTGAAATTCCAAGAGGAGATAGGCATTGATGTACTTGTGCACGGAGAGCCAGAGCGCAATGATATGGTGGAATACTTTGGTGAGCAGCTAGATGGCTTTACATTTAGTGCTAATGCGTGGGTGCAAAGCTATGGAAGCCGCTGCGTGAAGCCACCTATCATTTTTGGGGATATTCATCGTCCTAAACCTATGACAATTGATTGGATAAGCTTTGCTCAAAGCCTCACAAGCAAGGTAATGAAGGGTATGCTCACAGGTCCTGTTACGATTCTTAACTGGAGTTTTGTGCGCGATGATCTGCCACGAAGTGAAGTATGTGAGCAAATCGCGCTTTGTATCGCTGATGAGATTGATGATTTGCAAAAAGCAGGGATTAAAATCATACAAGTTGATGAGGCGGCGTTTAAAGAAGGCTATCCTTTGAGAGGGGAAAATATCAAAGCATACGAGGATTGGGCGCTAGAGTGTTTTAAAACCTCTACTGCCATAGCAGCGGCAGAAACGCAGATTCACACGCATATGTGTTATAGCGATTTTAATGATATTATTAAAACCATTGAAGCCCTTGATGCTGATGTGATAAGTATTGAGACAGCGCGAAGTGGCAATAAACTCCTTAGAATCTTTAAAGAGGTGGGCTATACACACGAAGTAGGACCGGGCGTATATGATATACACAGCCCTAGAATCCCAAGTGTCGTAGAGCTAGAGGCGCAAATCAAAGCCTTGCTTGAAGTGCTACCTAAAGAGCAATTATGGGTAAATCCCGATTGCGGGCTTAAGACAAGAAAATGGGAGGAAGTTAAGCCTAGCTTAGCTAATATCGTTGAAGCCGTGAAAAAAGTGCGCTCTAGCTTGTAGAATCCGCTTTTGAAACACAGCAAGGGGCAGAGATGAATGTAGAATCTGTGATAGAAAAGATTCAATCTAGGCAGTCTTTTTTAAGCTTAGAAATCTCGCCAAGTCTAAGTGCTAGGCTTGGCACGCAGCTTATAGAGCAGCTGCAAGACACGCAAGGTGTTGATGCCTTTGTTTGCACAGATTCGCCTCTAGCGCGATTGAAGCCGTCATCGATTCTAAGCTCTATCAAATTACAGCAAAAATTTAATAAGGTAGTCATCTGCACGCTTTCTATGCGTGATAGGAACTCTATTGCCCTTTGCGGCGATCTTTTAGCCGCTAATGAATTTGGTTTGCGCACCTTTCTAACACTCACGGGCGATAATATTAAGCTTGGGGATTGTGCGGAGGCAAAGGGGGTATTTGAGGATAATGCCTTGAAGCTTGGCTCTATCATCGATGGGCTAAATGCAGGTAAAGCGATAAATGGCAAAATGCTCAAAGAGAGCGTAGATAGAATCTATAATTTTCAAGTCATCAACGCCTATGCAAATAATCCTCAAAGTCTTATTAATAAGATTCACAAAAAGCTAAACGCTTCTCAAGTTTATGCGCTTTTTACCCAACCGGTATATTCACTAGAGGCAGCGGAGTTTCTGCTCACACATTTAGAAAGGTATAACGCACAGCAAGGCACTGCTTGTGCGCTCATACTTGGATTTTTTCCGGTGATGAGCTACAAGGGGGCAATTTTTTTGCGTGATAAATTGCCCGGGGTGTATATTCCTAATGAATGGGTGCAAAAGCTTGAAAAGGCGCATAATGTGGGTGTAGAGGAGGAGAAAAAGGTAGGCTTAGACATTTCTTTAAATCTCTTTAATGCACTAAAAACTCTACATAATAAATTCCACTTTATGAGTGCTAAACCGAGTTTGTTTAAGGCGTTTGTGCGAGGTTGAGGTATAAAACAAGGCAATTTAGAAGTTTGTCATTTATCTTTTAGGCTATTAGCAAAAATGTGGCATAATGCGCCATTCATTTTTAACAAAAGGAGAAATGATGGGACTTTATGACAGAAATTATATGAGCAATACACACGCTTCAGCAGAGAGTGTTGCCGCTCAGGATAGTGCATTGGTAAGGTTTGTGAAAACAACTTACATCTTTTTTGCTGCAAGTTTGTTTTTTGCGTTTATTGGGGCGATGGTAGGTTTTATGAATCTTCAAATGGTGTTTGAAAATCGTATGGTTATTTTCATCGCTGAAATCGCAGCTCTCTTTGGCTTGATGTTTTCTCGCTCTAAACCGGGCTTAAACATCGCTATGCTCTTTATCTTTACAACACTTACAGGTTTGGCTATTACGCCTCTTGTAGCTATGGTAGCACTCAAGGCAGGCGCAGGTGCGGTGGCTATGGCATTTGCGATGAGTACTATCATATTTGGTGTGATGAGCATTTTTGGTATCAAAACACGCAAAGATTTGGCTAATATGGGTAAAATGCTTTTTATTGCATTAATCGTTGTTGCCGTTTGCTCAATCGTTAATATTTTCTTTGGCAGCTCTATGTTTCAAGTGCTTATCTCAAGCGCGGCAGCGATACTCTTTAGCGTATATGTTGCTTATGATACACAAAATATTATCCGTGGTTTATACACAAGCCCTGTTGATGCGGCTATCAGCTTGTATCTTGATTTCTATAATATTTTTGTATCTTTACTTTCACTCATTGGTCTTACCAATAGAGATTAAATATACTGGGAGAATTCTCCCAGTATAGCGCTTCCTCTCTTCTTTTTCTTAAGCTTAGCTATAAACTCTCGATAATACTTACTTTATTATATAAGGTGCTTTATATATCCCTTTGGGAATAAAAAATGCTTTTTGACTACCATATGTGATAGATTAAAAGTGATGAATTTGTAAGCAAAGGAAAGCTATGATTGATACAAAGGCGTTGGTGAATGATTTTGAAGTAATTAGTCAAAAGCTTAGTATTAAAAAAGTAAGCAAAGAATTGCTCAATGAGCTAAAAAATATTACTATTGAGTATAAAACCTGCAAACAAGAGCTTGAGAATCTCCAAGCCTTTCAAAATAAAACCTCCAAACTCTTTGGCACATATAAAAGAGAGCAAAAAGATGTAAGTGAGCTAAAAGCAGCCCTTGATAGTAATAAAATTGCCATCAGCGAAAGAGAATCCACGCTTAACGCCATAGAGGCAAAACTGCAAGATTTTCTCTACACTATCCCTAATTTGCCTGATAGTGCCACTCCTATGGGAGAAGATGAAAATGATAATGTAGAGTTAAGACGCATTCTTACTCCTAAGAGCTTTGACTTTACTCCTAAAGAGCATTGGGAGCTAGGCGCGGCGAATGGTTGGATAGATTTTGAATCTGGTGTGAAACTTGCTAAAAGCCGCTTTTCCGTGCTGCGAGGTATGGGAGCTAGGCTCAATCGAGCGTTGATTAATTTTATGCTAGACTATAATGAAAAAGCCGGATTTGAATCTGTGGTAACGCCTGTGATTGTCAATGCCCGAGCACTCTTTGGCACAGGGCAGTTGCCTAAGTTTGAAAACGATATGTTTAAGGTGGATTCTCAATTTGACGATGAGGAGAGTGAAAATGATTTGTATCTCATCTCCACAGCGGAAATCACGCTTGCCAATCTCTACCAAGATAGCATTATCCCAAGTGAGAATCTCCCTATTATGCTTACTGCGCATACGCCCTGCTTTCGCAAAGAGGCGGGAAGCGCGGGACGTGACACAAGGGGTATGATAAGGCAGCATCAATTTGATAAGGTAGAGCTTGTAGCTATCACGCACCCTAGCCAAAGTGAAGCAATGCAGGAAAAAATGGTGCAAACAGCAGGTGGGATTTTAAGTGCGCTTCATCTCCCTTATCGCTTAGTACAGCTTTGTGGCGGGGATTTGGGTTTTAGCGCGAGTAATACGATTGATATTGAAGTGTGGCTACCCGGGCAAAATTGCTATCGTGAGATTAGCTCTATTTCAAATACGCGGGATTTTCAAGCAAGGAGGGCAAAGATTCGCTATAAAGAAAATGGTAAAAATGCCCTCGCACATACGCTTAATGGCTCATCTTTAGCCGTTGGGCGCACTCTCATTGCGATTATGGAAAATTATCAACAAGCTGATGGGAGTATTGCTATCCCTGAAGTGTTGCAAAAGTATCTCTAGGGGTATGTTATGGCAGATGAAGTAATCAATCTTGATGATGGGACAGAAAACAATAATGCCCCAGATTCTAATGCCAATGACCCAGCCCAAGCAAAAGCTACAGGCTTACTTACAAACTTAAACACGAAATTTCAGCCATTTATTGATGAGATAAAAAATAATAAAATAATGCTGTTTGGGCTTATTGCTATTGGGGCGTTGGTAGTTATTCTTCTTATTTTACTCATCGTTTTGATACTCGTAAGTTCACCTAAGAAAGCCCAAGATGTAGAGAATATCTCACGCAAGATTATTCAGCCAGCACCTATCCTTAGTGAGCAAAAGCGTCCCGAAGTCGATGGAGCGGAACTAGGCAATATGATTAAAAAGGCAAATATTCTCTATGAGCAGGGTGATAAGCTAGAGGCATTGCATTTGTTTGAAAATATTGCTGTGTATTCACAATCTATTGCATATTATAACCTAGGTGTGATTAAGCTTAAAGAGGGGGATTATCAGCAGGCTATTCGTTCATTTGATGGGGCTATTCACGTGGGAGAAGACATTAGCGTGAGCGCCTTTAATGCGGCATATAGCGCATATATGCTTGGTAATATGAATTTGTATGAATATTATTTAGGCATTAGCTCAAGCTATTTGTTCTATGTGGCTAATCAACCCCTTTACTCCTATTTGTATGGCTTATTGGAATATTACAAAGGATTCTATTTTGAATCCCTCTCACCCTTTTTGAACCCAAGCAGCAAAAGTTATGTAAATGAGAGTAAAAAGATGGCTGCAGAGGTATTTTTGATTTTTGGTGATGAGTATAATGCCCTTGCTCAACTCAAGCAAGTAGCGAATAAAGATGATAATTTTGCTATTGCACTTTTACACGCGCGACTTGGGGAATACACTCAAGCGCGGCAATATCTCTATGAGTATCTTGCCTCACACGCAGGCGATCCACAGGCGTTAATGGCATTGCAGCTTATTGAACTCAAAAACAATAATTACAAAGAGAGCGCACTCATTTTGGATAGATTAAATGCAAAAGAGGAAGACGCAAAGGTGTTTGATGTCTATCCTATTAAGGTAAAGTTACGCGATGATTTGTTTGATATTAATCTCGCTCAAGAGAATTTTTGGAATCGTCGCTTTGAGCATAATAAA encodes:
- the serS gene encoding serine--tRNA ligase — encoded protein: MIDTKALVNDFEVISQKLSIKKVSKELLNELKNITIEYKTCKQELENLQAFQNKTSKLFGTYKREQKDVSELKAALDSNKIAISERESTLNAIEAKLQDFLYTIPNLPDSATPMGEDENDNVELRRILTPKSFDFTPKEHWELGAANGWIDFESGVKLAKSRFSVLRGMGARLNRALINFMLDYNEKAGFESVVTPVIVNARALFGTGQLPKFENDMFKVDSQFDDEESENDLYLISTAEITLANLYQDSIIPSENLPIMLTAHTPCFRKEAGSAGRDTRGMIRQHQFDKVELVAITHPSQSEAMQEKMVQTAGGILSALHLPYRLVQLCGGDLGFSASNTIDIEVWLPGQNCYREISSISNTRDFQARRAKIRYKENGKNALAHTLNGSSLAVGRTLIAIMENYQQADGSIAIPEVLQKYL
- a CDS encoding Bax inhibitor-1/YccA family protein, encoding MGLYDRNYMSNTHASAESVAAQDSALVRFVKTTYIFFAASLFFAFIGAMVGFMNLQMVFENRMVIFIAEIAALFGLMFSRSKPGLNIAMLFIFTTLTGLAITPLVAMVALKAGAGAVAMAFAMSTIIFGVMSIFGIKTRKDLANMGKMLFIALIVVAVCSIVNIFFGSSMFQVLISSAAAILFSVYVAYDTQNIIRGLYTSPVDAAISLYLDFYNIFVSLLSLIGLTNRD
- the metE gene encoding 5-methyltetrahydropteroyltriglutamate--homocysteine S-methyltransferase, with amino-acid sequence MSSILGFPRIGKNRELKKALESFWGGKCSQQELDSVAKTLRAKHWELQKGLDYVCVNDFSFYDNVLDLAYALGCKPARFKHLSGLEGYFAMARGHKDGVACEMTKWFNTNYHYVVPELSIDDEYKADATSIIAQYKEAKALGYNPKIQLIGVFTFFALSKIIKGEPQAVFKKLKSAYFDLIEQIATLDSQVLVEFSEPIFVKGFNAGIFGLECSQGGSAIECMYNNITQKGIKAVVSTFFEHSNELTEILLKTNIYGIGLDFIAGAKNIESLESIAKSDKVLYAGVIDGRNIWVADLESKLALLDSISRIVPKERIVVSASCSLLHVPFSKEGEDKIEAEILSWLSFACEKIQEICVLENAFKGGNEEAFLQENKRINLLRKNSTKTNNAAIRQRVKNYTQKQRKESFAERIKIQKAHFNFPILPTTTIGSFPQTSEIRTLRQGYKKGEITKAQYEEGIKTYIKDCVKFQEEIGIDVLVHGEPERNDMVEYFGEQLDGFTFSANAWVQSYGSRCVKPPIIFGDIHRPKPMTIDWISFAQSLTSKVMKGMLTGPVTILNWSFVRDDLPRSEVCEQIALCIADEIDDLQKAGIKIIQVDEAAFKEGYPLRGENIKAYEDWALECFKTSTAIAAAETQIHTHMCYSDFNDIIKTIEALDADVISIETARSGNKLLRIFKEVGYTHEVGPGVYDIHSPRIPSVVELEAQIKALLEVLPKEQLWVNPDCGLKTRKWEEVKPSLANIVEAVKKVRSSL
- a CDS encoding methylenetetrahydrofolate reductase, which translates into the protein MNVESVIEKIQSRQSFLSLEISPSLSARLGTQLIEQLQDTQGVDAFVCTDSPLARLKPSSILSSIKLQQKFNKVVICTLSMRDRNSIALCGDLLAANEFGLRTFLTLTGDNIKLGDCAEAKGVFEDNALKLGSIIDGLNAGKAINGKMLKESVDRIYNFQVINAYANNPQSLINKIHKKLNASQVYALFTQPVYSLEAAEFLLTHLERYNAQQGTACALILGFFPVMSYKGAIFLRDKLPGVYIPNEWVQKLEKAHNVGVEEEKKVGLDISLNLFNALKTLHNKFHFMSAKPSLFKAFVRG